ACCTCAAATTGAAGCTCCGTCGACACGGCATCGCACCTCGTGCCGGCCGCAACAATGCTCGTCTCGCACTGGCCACAGACCTGCCGGCCTCCGTGCTCGCTGACTTCACCGGCACCAGCATCAGCAATGCCACCCGCTGGACCGGATACGCCAGACGTGACTGGTTCGACTGCATCGCGTCCCGCACGCAGATCTGACTGCTCCCCCGGGCGGCGGCCATGGTCCCGAGAGACCACCGCAAGATGGGGGAGGTCATAGAGCCTCGGCGCATTCGTCGACGAATGCGCCGAGCCGACGAATGAGGCTCAAGTAGAAACGGGTGGGGTCCGAGTCGTCCTGCATGTGAGGTGCGTCCTGGAGCCACTGTTGCCACGGGCCACCCGGTCCTCGGAAGCGGTCGGCTCGACCACCTCCAAGGTTCAGGTCGATGAACTGGAGAGCGCCCATGACGACGGTCTGGTCGTACGCGAGGTCAGGGCGACGGAGGTAGCGATCAAGGTAGGTGGCGAGCAGATCAGCGTCGCGCGCCGTTCCGAAACTGGCCAGGGCCACGCTGTCGGCCAGCCCCACGCAGCAGACCTCGCTGGCCAGCAGGAGTTCCC
This sequence is a window from Streptomyces ortus. Protein-coding genes within it:
- a CDS encoding DUF6000 family protein, which encodes MIRDPRDDAELLALVRRYVTPERRYLKLGGSLLRMQSPEYDRFMRDLREDAGLITADEITTLLEGSWRERRTAAWLVAVSRRTEFRERLGELLLASEVCCVGLADSVALASFGTARDADLLATYLDRYLRRPDLAYDQTVVMGALQFIDLNLGGGRADRFRGPGGPWQQWLQDAPHMQDDSDPTRFYLSLIRRLGAFVDECAEAL